A single region of the Enterobacter cloacae complex sp. R_G8 genome encodes:
- the hycI gene encoding hydrogenase maturation peptidase HycI has translation MTDVLLCVGNSMMGDDGAGPLLAEMCAANPQGNWVVIDGGSAPENDVVAIRELHPDRLLIVDATDMGLNPGEIRLIDPDDIADMFMMTTHNMPLNYLVDQIKEDVGEVLFLGIQPDIVGFYYPMTPPVKAAVEVVYSRLAGWAGEGGFEPLSP, from the coding sequence GTGACTGACGTTTTACTGTGTGTCGGCAACAGCATGATGGGCGACGACGGCGCAGGCCCACTGCTGGCAGAGATGTGTGCCGCGAACCCGCAGGGCAACTGGGTGGTGATTGACGGCGGCAGCGCGCCGGAAAATGACGTGGTGGCCATCCGCGAACTGCACCCTGATCGGCTGTTGATTGTCGATGCTACGGATATGGGGCTGAACCCGGGGGAAATCCGCCTGATCGACCCGGACGACATTGCCGACATGTTCATGATGACCACGCATAATATGCCGCTTAACTATCTGGTGGATCAGATCAAAGAGGATGTTGGCGAAGTGCTGTTTTTGGGCATTCAGCCGGACATTGTCGGATTTTATTACCCGATGACGCCACCGGTGAAAGCCGCGGTGGAAGTAGTCTATTCACGGCTTGCGGGGTGGGCTGGAGAGGGTGGGTTTGAACCCCTCTCCCCATAG
- a CDS encoding NADH-quinone oxidoreductase subunit C, with protein MSEEKKGQQYLAALHQAFPGVVLEEGWQTKDQVTVTIKVNYLPEVVEFLYYQQGGWLSVLFGNDERQLCGNYAVYYVMSMEQGEKCWLTVRVEVDPNKPEYPSVTPRVPAAVWGEREVRDMYGLVPVGLPDERRLVLPDDWPDELYPLRKDSMDYRQRPAPTTDSETYEFINELGNKKNNVVPIGPLHVTSDEPGHFRLFVDGENIIDADYRLFYVHRGMEKLAETRMGYNEVTFLSDRVCGICGFAHSTAYTTSVENGMGIVVPERAQMIRAILLEVERLHSHLLNLGLACHFVGFDSGFMQFFRVREASMKMAEILTGARKTYGLNLIGGIRRDLLKNDMIQTRQLAQQMRRDVKELVDMLLSTPNIEQRTVGIGRLDPAIARDFSNVGPMVRASGHARDTRADHPFVGYGLLPMTVHSEQGCDVISRLKVRINEVFTALNMIDFGLDNLPGGPLMVEGFTYIPNRFALGFAEAPRGDDIHWSMTGDNQKLYRWRCRAATYANWPTLRYMLRGNTVSDAPLIIGSLDPCYSCTDRMTVVDVRKKKSQVVPYKELERYSIERKNSPLK; from the coding sequence ATGTCTGAAGAAAAAAAAGGTCAGCAGTATCTCGCCGCGTTGCATCAGGCTTTTCCGGGTGTTGTGCTGGAGGAAGGATGGCAGACCAAAGACCAGGTAACCGTCACCATTAAGGTGAACTATCTGCCGGAAGTGGTGGAGTTTCTTTACTACCAGCAGGGCGGCTGGCTGTCGGTGCTGTTCGGTAATGACGAGCGTCAGCTGTGCGGCAATTACGCGGTGTACTACGTGATGTCGATGGAGCAGGGCGAAAAATGCTGGCTTACCGTGCGCGTGGAAGTCGACCCGAATAAACCGGAGTACCCGTCCGTCACGCCGCGTGTGCCTGCCGCCGTCTGGGGCGAGCGCGAAGTGCGCGACATGTACGGCCTCGTGCCGGTGGGGCTGCCGGATGAACGCCGCCTGGTGCTGCCGGACGACTGGCCGGACGAACTGTATCCGCTGCGCAAGGACAGCATGGACTACCGCCAGCGTCCGGCCCCGACCACCGACAGCGAAACCTACGAGTTCATTAATGAGCTCGGCAACAAAAAGAATAACGTGGTGCCGATTGGTCCGCTGCACGTCACCTCTGATGAGCCGGGCCATTTCCGCCTGTTTGTTGACGGTGAAAACATTATCGACGCCGACTACCGCCTGTTCTACGTCCATCGCGGCATGGAAAAGCTGGCGGAAACCCGGATGGGCTATAACGAGGTGACGTTCCTCTCTGACCGCGTGTGCGGCATCTGCGGCTTCGCCCACAGCACCGCCTACACCACCTCGGTGGAAAACGGCATGGGGATCGTGGTGCCGGAGCGCGCGCAGATGATCCGCGCCATTTTGCTGGAAGTGGAACGTCTGCACTCGCACCTGCTGAACCTCGGCCTGGCCTGTCACTTCGTCGGTTTCGACTCCGGGTTTATGCAGTTCTTCCGCGTGCGCGAGGCGTCGATGAAGATGGCGGAGATCCTCACCGGGGCGCGTAAAACCTACGGTCTGAACCTGATCGGCGGGATCCGCCGTGACCTGCTTAAAAACGACATGATCCAGACCCGCCAGCTGGCACAGCAGATGCGTCGCGACGTGAAGGAGCTGGTGGATATGCTGCTCAGCACGCCTAACATCGAGCAACGTACCGTCGGGATCGGTCGCCTTGATCCGGCGATCGCCCGCGACTTCAGCAACGTCGGCCCGATGGTGCGCGCCAGCGGTCACGCTCGCGATACCCGCGCCGATCACCCGTTTGTCGGTTACGGCCTGCTGCCAATGACCGTGCACAGTGAACAGGGCTGCGACGTCATCTCCCGCCTGAAGGTGCGCATCAACGAGGTCTTCACCGCGCTGAATATGATCGACTTTGGGCTCGATAACCTGCCGGGCGGCCCGCTGATGGTGGAAGGCTTTACCTACATCCCGAACCGCTTTGCCCTCGGCTTTGCTGAAGCGCCGCGCGGGGACGACATCCACTGGAGCATGACCGGCGACAACCAGAAGCTTTACCGCTGGCGCTGCCGCGCGGCGACCTACGCCAACTGGCCAACCCTGCGCTATATGCTGCGTGGCAACACGGTCTCCGACGCGCCGCTGATCATCGGCAGCCTCGACCCGTGCTACTCCTGCACCGACCGCATGACCGTGGTGGACGTGCGCAAGAAGAAAAGCCAGGTGGTGCCGTACAAAGAGCTTGAGCGCTACAGCATCGAGCGTAAGAACTCGCCGCTGAAATAA
- a CDS encoding NADH-quinone oxidoreductase subunit B family protein, with protein sequence MENLLGPRDERGIPVPMTVEESIASMKASLLKKIKRSAYVYRVDCGGCNGCEIEIFATLSPLFDAERFGIKVVPSPRHADILLFTGAVTRAMRSPALRAWQSAPDPKICISYGACGNSGGIFHDLYCVWGGTDKIVPVDVYIPGCPPTPAATLYGFAMALGLLEQKIHAREPGEPDNQPAMILHPEMVQPLRVKVDRTARRLAGYRYGRQIADDYLRLLSQGEHQVARWLEAENDPRLNEIVANLNSIVDEARIR encoded by the coding sequence ATGGAAAACTTACTCGGCCCGCGCGACGAGCGGGGCATTCCGGTGCCGATGACGGTGGAGGAGTCCATCGCCAGCATGAAAGCGTCGCTGCTGAAAAAAATCAAACGCTCGGCCTACGTTTACCGCGTGGACTGCGGCGGCTGCAACGGCTGCGAGATTGAGATCTTTGCCACGCTGTCGCCGCTGTTTGACGCTGAACGCTTCGGCATCAAAGTGGTGCCGTCTCCGCGTCATGCCGACATTCTGCTGTTCACCGGGGCCGTCACCCGCGCCATGCGCTCGCCCGCGCTGCGTGCCTGGCAGTCTGCGCCCGATCCGAAAATCTGTATCTCCTACGGGGCGTGCGGTAACAGCGGCGGCATCTTCCACGACCTCTACTGCGTGTGGGGCGGCACCGACAAAATCGTGCCGGTGGACGTCTACATTCCAGGGTGTCCGCCAACGCCTGCGGCTACGCTGTACGGCTTTGCCATGGCGCTCGGCCTGCTGGAGCAGAAAATTCACGCCCGTGAACCGGGTGAACCCGATAATCAGCCTGCGATGATCCTGCACCCGGAGATGGTGCAGCCGCTGCGGGTGAAGGTCGACCGCACGGCGCGCAGGCTGGCGGGCTATCGCTATGGCCGTCAGATTGCCGACGATTATCTGCGCCTGCTGAGCCAGGGTGAGCACCAGGTGGCGCGCTGGCTGGAGGCGGAAAACGACCCGCGTCTCAATGAGATTGTGGCGAACCTGAACAGCATTGTGGATGAGGCGCGTATCCGATGA
- a CDS encoding formate hydrogenlyase complex iron-sulfur subunit — protein MFTFIKKVIKTGTPTSRYPLEPMPVDKNFRGKPEHNPQQCIGCAACVNACPSNALTVETDLKTGELAWQFNLGRCIFCGRCEEVCPTVAIRLSQAYELAVWKKEDFLQQSRFDLCNCRVCKRPFAVQKEIDYAIALLKHNGDARAEYHRESFETCPECKRQKCLLPSDRIDITRHMREAS, from the coding sequence ATGTTTACCTTTATCAAAAAAGTGATCAAAACCGGCACGCCCACCAGCCGCTACCCGCTGGAGCCGATGCCGGTGGATAAAAACTTTCGCGGCAAGCCCGAGCACAACCCGCAGCAGTGCATCGGCTGTGCGGCCTGCGTCAACGCCTGTCCGTCGAATGCCCTGACGGTGGAAACAGATCTGAAAACCGGCGAACTGGCCTGGCAGTTTAACCTCGGACGCTGCATCTTCTGCGGCCGCTGCGAAGAGGTTTGCCCGACGGTCGCCATTCGTCTGTCTCAGGCGTACGAGCTGGCGGTGTGGAAGAAAGAGGATTTTTTGCAGCAGTCGCGTTTTGACCTGTGCAACTGCCGCGTCTGCAAACGTCCGTTCGCCGTGCAAAAAGAGATCGACTATGCCATCGCGCTGCTGAAGCACAACGGCGATGCCCGCGCGGAGTATCATCGCGAAAGCTTTGAAACCTGCCCGGAATGCAAACGGCAGAAATGCCTGCTGCCGTCCGACCGCATCGATATCACCCGTCATATGAGAGAGGCCAGCTGA
- a CDS encoding 6-phospho-beta-glucosidase — protein sequence MSVFPDGFLWGGALAANQSEGAYREGGKGLTTVDMIPHGANRLAVKLGKEKRFSLRDDEFYPSHEAIDFYHRYKEDIALMAEMGFTVFRTSIAWSRLYPNGDEPLPNKEGIAFYRAVFEECKKYNIEPLVTLCHFDVPMHLVTEYGSWRNRKMVDFFARYARTCFEEFNGLVKYWLTFNEINIMLHSPFSGAGLVFEEGENEDQVKYQAAHHELVASALATKIAHEVNPENQVGCMLAGGNFYPYSCKPEDVWMALEKDRENLFFIDVQARGSYPAYSARVFREKGVVIVKDPGDDELLKNTVDFVSFSYYASRCASADMNANNTNAANIVKSLRNPHIQVSEWGWGIDPLGLRITMNMMYDRYQKPLFLVENGLGAKDVIDENGEINDDYRISYLREHIRAMGDAIEDGVPLMGYTTWGCIDLVAASTGEMSKRYGFVYVDRDDAGNGTLERKRKKSFWWYKKVIASNGGDLA from the coding sequence ATGTCTGTTTTTCCAGATGGATTTTTATGGGGCGGCGCGCTTGCCGCCAACCAGAGCGAAGGCGCTTACCGTGAAGGCGGCAAAGGGCTGACCACGGTCGACATGATCCCCCACGGCGCAAACCGCCTGGCGGTGAAGCTTGGTAAGGAAAAGCGTTTTTCGCTGCGTGACGACGAGTTTTACCCAAGCCACGAGGCGATTGATTTTTACCATCGCTACAAAGAGGACATCGCCCTGATGGCGGAGATGGGCTTTACGGTGTTCCGCACCTCGATTGCCTGGAGCCGCCTCTACCCGAACGGCGACGAGCCGCTGCCGAACAAAGAGGGCATTGCCTTCTATCGCGCGGTGTTTGAAGAGTGCAAAAAGTACAACATTGAGCCACTGGTCACCCTGTGCCACTTCGACGTGCCGATGCATCTGGTGACGGAGTACGGCTCCTGGCGCAACCGCAAGATGGTCGATTTCTTTGCCCGCTACGCCCGCACCTGTTTCGAAGAATTTAACGGCCTGGTGAAATACTGGCTCACCTTCAACGAGATCAACATCATGCTGCACAGCCCGTTCTCCGGTGCGGGGCTGGTGTTTGAAGAAGGTGAAAACGAAGATCAGGTGAAATACCAGGCCGCGCACCACGAGCTGGTCGCAAGCGCGCTGGCGACCAAAATCGCCCACGAGGTCAACCCGGAAAACCAGGTCGGCTGCATGCTGGCGGGCGGGAATTTCTACCCTTACTCCTGCAAGCCGGAAGACGTCTGGATGGCGCTGGAAAAAGATCGCGAGAACCTGTTCTTTATCGATGTGCAGGCGCGCGGCAGCTATCCGGCCTACTCCGCCCGCGTGTTCCGCGAAAAAGGGGTGGTGATTGTCAAAGATCCGGGCGACGACGAACTGCTGAAAAACACCGTCGATTTTGTGTCGTTCAGCTATTACGCTTCGCGCTGCGCGTCGGCCGATATGAACGCGAACAATACCAATGCGGCGAACATCGTCAAATCCCTGCGCAACCCGCATATTCAGGTGAGCGAATGGGGCTGGGGCATCGATCCGCTCGGCCTGCGCATCACCATGAACATGATGTACGACCGCTATCAGAAACCGCTGTTCCTTGTGGAAAACGGCCTCGGCGCAAAAGATGTCATTGATGAAAACGGCGAAATTAACGATGACTACCGTATCAGCTATCTGCGCGAGCATATCCGCGCGATGGGCGATGCCATTGAAGACGGCGTGCCGCTGATGGGCTATACCACCTGGGGCTGCATTGACCTGGTGGCGGCCTCAACGGGCGAAATGAGCAAGCGCTACGGGTTTGTCTATGTTGACCGCGACGATGCCGGAAACGGCACGCTGGAGCGCAAACGCAAGAAATCGTTCTGGTGGTATAAGAAGGTGATTGCGAGTAACGGAGGGGATCTGGCGTAG
- a CDS encoding formate hydrogenlyase maturation HycH family protein, with protein sequence MSETVVFSQLSRKFIDENDATPDAAQQVVYYSLAIGHHLGVIDCLEAALSCPWSDYLAWIATLEEGSTARRKMEGVPKYGEIVIDANHIAMLANAFDAALKRQTPEQQAWSKTLLSMLHDIHQESAIYLMVRRLRD encoded by the coding sequence ATGAGTGAGACGGTGGTGTTCAGCCAGCTGAGCCGTAAATTTATTGATGAGAACGATGCCACGCCGGACGCGGCGCAGCAGGTGGTCTATTACAGCCTGGCGATTGGGCATCACCTCGGGGTGATCGACTGCCTGGAGGCGGCGCTGAGCTGCCCGTGGTCCGACTATCTGGCGTGGATCGCCACGCTGGAGGAGGGCAGTACGGCGCGGCGCAAAATGGAAGGGGTACCGAAGTACGGTGAGATCGTTATCGACGCCAACCATATTGCGATGCTGGCGAACGCGTTTGACGCGGCGCTGAAACGGCAAACCCCCGAACAGCAGGCGTGGAGCAAAACGCTGCTCAGCATGCTGCATGACATTCATCAGGAAAGTGCCATCTACCTGATGGTGAGGAGATTACGTGACTGA